GCAGTGAGGGAGAGGTAGCAGGATTGCTTGCAGATAGGACGCAAAACCACAGGCAACAATCCACAGGATATATGTAAGGACAAGAGTGCGCACATTTGTTAAATAACTGTGGTACTTAAATGGGCAACTAATAGCAATCAATCGATCAAATGCCATAATCGATAAAGCAAATGTCACCATTACCCCTCCCAAGTGGAAAGCAAACATTGCAATGAAGCATGGCACATAGGATATGGTTTTAACACCAGCAACTAGAACCCCAATCATTGTTGGACTGCTACTGGACGTGTATAGTATATCAACAACAGCAAGGTTGCAAATCAGAAGATACATTGGTTTGTGTAAACGCTTGTCATATATGATGAAGAGGATGTTCATCATATTGGCTAATATAGCAAGAACATAGGCAATTAATATAACCACACCAACCACAAAAGGCttttcagttttgtcaaaaCCACCTATAATAAATTCTGTTACTTTGATTGAAGCATTCTGTAAAGGCATATTCAACAAAATATCAAGATGACAAAAATAGCTAAAAAGAAGTTGGTGAAAATACTCTTCTTAAAGCAAAAGATCATTCAATATATATCATAAACAGCCAGTTGTAGtcagatttgaaaaatgtaactcCGCCTGAGCTCAGTGGAAGAGCTTTCTCTAAAACCAACAGTGGAGTTTACCAAGCAGCTTCCAGGATTTAAGGTTTTAAGGCTCAGCTGAAAAGTAAGTTTCCATTGTTCAGCCCCATTGTCCAATCACACTGCATACTGATGCCAGCTAACTTGAGCTACTAGTTAGTTAGCTTATTCTAATTATCAACATCTGGAATCCTATATCCTAGATAAATAGTCATTTATCTGCAAAGTACGGCTGGACAAAagcacataaaataaatatcacaatTAATTGTCACATTTACCTCAGTCATGATTAATCAAACTATACCTATATATTATCTGTCATCACAGTGGAACTCTTAGTTGTTtgtactgaaaaataaacaagaaaactcTGGATTATgacttacagtatattgtcatatttatttaaagtttaaagtaactattccgcattaaaatgtctaaaagcgACTAGAcctataatatataatttgttCAGTTAtatacttacattatcccaaatgtttccaacaattttccaACCCAGAGAAATCCATAATTTGAATCAAGGTAATGGTCaatttcatttggtcgcctgtcaatggcgtcatatctcctctaccaaagagtatacgtgcacaagatgcatatgtcggtgttgtggttgtccaccacaatggcgtctaccaaagagtatatgcatacaagataatactTGGTGGGTGTTGTGGTTGTGcgccagaaactgtcataaattgacttttattcagttttaagccacgTTTTTACGATAATTTTTTAGATCTTGGTGGTTTTTTAACTATGTCTTTGAACctgatgaaggattttagtcatcggacgtctggatcttaagttatcagagaaacaagccaAGCAAACATTTGCTGCAGCTTGACTAGCAGCCCCTCCCAGACGTCCTGTGCCCACCAAACATCATCGTAGAAAcaagtttttttatgtgaatctgctttattcagtgtctTTACGAGTTTTATTCCACATGTATGTTTggtttggagaggaggagaccgcTGCGGATAATTTGGCTCACAGTAAAAACATGCATCAGAGAAACAAtctgagcaaacgttagcagcagcttggctaacagcccctcctgTACATCCTGTGCCTGCCGAACAGCGTCGGAggaacactgattttttttttcttcacgtgaaactgctttatccagtatttttacctgttttaatcaacAGGGGAATGAGACAAAGAGGGGGAAAGGCGTAAAGCAGCATTCTTGGCCCTGGCATGTGTGCAAATGCATTCACCCCCAAGGGTGGATTATCGTGCAGCGTCAGGGAGAACAAGAGTGGGCAGTGGGTGTTGTTTTGACTGGCGAACAGGTCCACTCTCCCGAACCAGTTCCTAATCTGCTACACCAACCTGGGATGCAGCACCCACTCGTCTGGCAAAGGGCTATCCCTCGACATGAGGTTGGCGCCCCTGTTCTCCAGACCCCGAACATGGAGGGCTCTCAGAGATAGAAGGTGTTCTGAGGCCCCCACCAACAGGTTCTCCACTATCTTCAACAGGGCTGCGGACCTGACTCCACCCTGCCTGTTGATGTAGGTGACTGTGGTGCGGTTGTCGTGTCTCCATGTCTCCCCTGAACCAGAGACAGGAAGTGTTAGAGAACCAGGAGCACCACCTGAAGTTCGAGGAGGTTGATGTGTTGGTTTTCCCCTGAAGGCCACACACCACCTCTCCCCAGACAGGTGCCCCCCCACACCCTGTCAGGGATGCATCTGTGAACACTGCTATGCAGGAAGTCATTTGGCCTAACGGTGTGTCTGCGAACAGATGCTGCGGGGACCCCCAGTAGTGCAGGTCCTCCTGCACTGATAGGGGGACGTTCACCAAGTGATGCTTGTGCCTCTGTGGATCCAAGCGCAGGCTGGCTAACCACCGTTGCAGGCGGAACATGTGCAGAAGCCCCAATGGAACATTTGGATGGCCTGCTACCATGAGCCCATATTCCTGCATGACAGTCAAAACTGTCAGTGCCACTCCCCACTGCAGTCTGAGGACTGGGACTGCTGTCCGTCTGTGTTCCGACAGAGCAGCCCACAGCCTGGCCGAATCAAGCACAACCCCTAGATATTGCACATGCTGGCATGGCTGGGGGGCACTCTTCTTCCAGTTGATGGCAAAGTCTATCTGAGTTAGGTGCAGCACCAATCTGGCAGTGTGGAAAATGGCCCATTCTCTGGACCTGGCCATGACAATGAGGTCCGGTGCCGGGAGCCAGGGAGTAGCCGAACGGTAGCCTGTTGCACTTGTAGGCTATGCCCTGGAAGGCAAAAAGCAggaacttcctgtgttttggcACCACCTCGATATGAAAATACACATCTTTCAGGTCGATGGCGGTGAACCAGCTGGTTGAATAGATTCCAGCAATCTCCTGATGGTCAGCATGAGGAACATCTTTCTGGCGATGCATTGGTTCAGAGTGTGAAGATCTACAATGGGTATGAAATCTCCTGTCTTCTTGGGAACCAAGAAGTATGTGGAGTAAAATCCCTTCTGTCTGTTGTGAGTGGGAAAGACCCAGACAGCCTGTTTCGATAACTGGCCCTGGATTTCTTCAGAGAGAAAATCTATTTCCTCTTGGAAGGATAGATTTATCTCCTTGATGCctgagaacagaggaggaacaCAGCAGAACTGAAAAGAATAACccagtttcagtgttttatccATCCACTCTGACAACACACAGCTGTGACAGCATTCCTTGCAA
This region of Thunnus maccoyii chromosome 6, fThuMac1.1, whole genome shotgun sequence genomic DNA includes:
- the LOC121899169 gene encoding uncharacterized protein LOC121899169 → MARSREWAIFHTARLVLHLTQIDFAINWKKSAPQPCQHVQYLGVVLDSARLWAALSEHRRTAVPVLRLQWGVALTVLTVMQEYGLMVAGHPNVPLGLLHMFRLQRWLASLRLDPQRHKHHLVNVPLSVQEDLHYWGSPQHLFADTPLGQMTSCIAVFTDASLTGCGGAPVWGEVVCGLQGKTNTSTSSNFRWCSWFSNTSCLWFRGDMETRQPHHSHLHQQAGWSQVRSPVEDSGEPVGGGLRTPSISESPPCSGSGEQGRQPHVEG